In Kaistia defluvii, one genomic interval encodes:
- a CDS encoding biliverdin-producing heme oxygenase, protein MSETMERAKPLDTGRAKLLKAETTETHSRLDQSIMAGRPFESRERYALFLKVQHQFHRDIDALYFNPALDRLLPDLAGRRRFDDIEQDLGDLAVTAPAAATSPAFDGNPDIPTALGWLYVAEGSNLGAAFLIKQAAKLGLSEEFGARHLAGAPEGRGLHWKTFTAALDALDLDEAEEARMIEGARAAFRRVHGLVMDVFA, encoded by the coding sequence ATGAGCGAGACGATGGAACGGGCAAAGCCGCTCGATACCGGGCGCGCCAAGCTGCTGAAGGCCGAGACGACCGAGACCCATAGCCGGCTCGACCAGTCGATCATGGCCGGACGGCCGTTCGAGAGCCGCGAGCGCTATGCGCTGTTCCTCAAGGTGCAGCACCAGTTCCACCGCGATATCGACGCTCTCTACTTCAACCCGGCGCTGGATCGCCTGCTGCCCGACCTGGCCGGCCGGCGGCGCTTTGACGACATCGAGCAGGACCTTGGCGATCTCGCCGTGACGGCTCCCGCCGCCGCGACGTCCCCCGCCTTTGACGGCAATCCCGACATCCCGACCGCGCTGGGCTGGCTCTATGTCGCCGAAGGGTCCAATCTCGGTGCCGCCTTCCTGATCAAGCAGGCCGCCAAGCTTGGCCTTTCGGAAGAATTCGGAGCCCGCCATCTGGCAGGCGCGCCGGAAGGCCGCGGCCTGCACTGGAAGACGTTCACCGCGGCGCTCGACGCGCTCGATCTCGACGAGGCCGAGGAAGCGCGCATGATCGAGGGTGCCCGTGCCGCCTTCCGCCGCGTGCATGGCCTGGTGATGGACGTCTTCGCCTGA
- a CDS encoding ABC transporter substrate-binding protein, producing the protein MQTFPHTSSGMTRRLPEGKGAARSLWLRKAPLKGIFAGLVGAFMATTVLGTVGAFAQDAKTTLVVAAPRTPESLDQEYPPTEAGHEVRRNVFERLLTYKQKKGDDGIFYEDFGAIDGALAEKWEVSDDRKSITFHLRKGVKSALGNELNADTVMWSFLRGWNMKSNFHWYMTQIFKIEDFDTAFQKVDDYTVKVTLPNASPLIERIWINSDLGILDSVEVKKHLTDADPWAASWLATNTAAFGPYFISKYKPGQEVVYDANPNYFRGEPKLKRVILREMPTSANRVAAIQAGSVDVAEYLLPRELALLEKAPGVEVHKVFGNFIHRVEMNNAKPPFDNVKVRQALNYLVPRDEILKSVYFNTARFTKSPISEIYPGFSDEFFAYSNDPAKAKALLAEAGFPEGFKTQLAYRTGDQLEEEMAVILKSAFAKAGVDVELLKLPASTLVERYTKGEVPMYFFRDMAIVPDAAYVANLWLNSASAINYSKFKSDEVDQLIDSGLKSTDEPKRLVDMKRVQQITMEQAPWVFLMNPGYQLATRANVKGYSWYTPNGNAFFDLSKE; encoded by the coding sequence GTGCAGACTTTCCCTCATACCTCCAGCGGCATGACGAGACGTCTGCCGGAAGGCAAGGGCGCCGCGCGGTCCCTGTGGCTGCGCAAGGCGCCGCTCAAGGGCATCTTCGCCGGCCTCGTCGGCGCCTTCATGGCGACGACCGTGCTGGGCACCGTCGGCGCCTTCGCGCAGGACGCCAAGACCACGCTCGTCGTGGCCGCGCCGCGCACGCCGGAATCGCTCGACCAGGAATACCCGCCGACCGAAGCCGGCCATGAAGTGCGCCGCAACGTGTTCGAGCGCCTGCTGACCTACAAGCAGAAGAAGGGCGACGACGGCATCTTCTATGAAGATTTCGGCGCGATCGACGGCGCGCTCGCCGAAAAATGGGAAGTCTCGGACGATCGCAAGTCGATCACCTTCCACCTGCGCAAGGGCGTCAAGTCGGCGCTCGGCAACGAGCTCAACGCCGATACGGTGATGTGGTCGTTCCTGCGCGGCTGGAACATGAAGTCCAATTTCCATTGGTACATGACTCAGATCTTCAAGATCGAGGATTTCGACACCGCGTTCCAGAAGGTCGATGACTACACCGTCAAGGTCACGCTGCCCAACGCCTCGCCGCTGATCGAGCGCATCTGGATCAACAGCGATCTCGGCATTCTCGACTCGGTCGAGGTCAAGAAGCACCTGACCGACGCCGATCCCTGGGCCGCTTCCTGGCTCGCCACCAACACCGCTGCCTTCGGCCCGTATTTCATCAGCAAGTACAAGCCCGGCCAGGAAGTCGTCTACGACGCCAACCCGAATTACTTCCGCGGCGAGCCGAAGCTGAAGCGCGTCATCCTGCGCGAGATGCCCACCTCGGCCAACCGCGTCGCCGCCATCCAGGCCGGCTCGGTCGACGTCGCCGAATATCTGCTGCCGCGCGAACTGGCGCTGCTCGAGAAGGCGCCCGGCGTCGAAGTGCACAAGGTGTTCGGCAACTTCATCCACCGCGTCGAGATGAACAATGCCAAGCCGCCCTTCGACAACGTCAAGGTCCGCCAGGCGCTGAATTACCTGGTGCCGCGCGACGAGATCCTGAAGAGCGTCTATTTCAACACCGCGCGCTTCACCAAGAGCCCGATCTCGGAAATCTATCCGGGCTTCTCCGACGAGTTCTTCGCCTATTCGAACGATCCGGCCAAGGCCAAGGCGCTGCTTGCTGAAGCCGGCTTCCCGGAAGGCTTCAAGACCCAGCTCGCCTACCGCACCGGCGACCAGCTTGAAGAGGAAATGGCCGTCATCCTGAAGTCCGCCTTCGCCAAGGCCGGCGTCGATGTCGAACTGCTGAAGCTGCCGGCCTCGACCCTGGTCGAGCGCTACACCAAGGGCGAAGTGCCGATGTACTTCTTCCGCGACATGGCGATCGTTCCCGATGCCGCCTATGTCGCCAATCTCTGGCTGAACAGCGCCTCGGCGATCAACTACTCCAAGTTCAAGAGCGACGAGGTCGATCAACTGATCGACAGCGGCCTCAAGAGCACGGATGAGCCGAAGCGCCTCGTCGACATGAAGCGCGTGCAGCAGATCACCATGGAGCAGGCCCCCTGGGTCTTCCTGATGAACCCCGGCTACCAGCTCGCCACGCGGGCCAACGTCAAGGGCTACTCCTGGTACACGCCGAACGGCAACGCCTTCTTCGACCTCTCGAAAGAATAG
- a CDS encoding ABC transporter permease produces the protein MTVAVANLGVYWRAIPRPLRIITSRLLMLVPQMFGVMMVTFLLVRMLPGDPALLLLGNMATPDTIAAFREKLGLNLSLWEQFVHYVGNALHGDLGVSIFTSNPVVTDLLERAPATLELITYAMLLTILIGVTLAIISVVRAGGVVDIGSRVYGLAAGAIPDFWVGLLLIYFFFYILGWAPAPFGRIDTFVSPPDTVTGFYTIDSLIAGDLNAFVSSLGRLTLPVLTLAIVNAGALMKMTKTTFADIYRSDFIRHARASGLSEGTIRRIALRNSLPPIITLVGFMFGFLLGAAVLVETIFAWGGLGQYAVQSVVNSDYPALQGFVLVAAAFILIVYTVVDILYELADPRIRV, from the coding sequence ATGACCGTGGCTGTTGCCAATCTGGGCGTCTACTGGCGGGCGATACCCCGCCCGTTGCGCATCATCACCAGCCGGCTCCTGATGCTGGTGCCGCAGATGTTCGGCGTCATGATGGTGACGTTCCTGCTGGTGCGCATGCTGCCCGGCGATCCGGCGCTGCTGCTGCTTGGCAACATGGCCACGCCCGACACGATCGCGGCCTTCCGCGAGAAGCTGGGCCTCAATCTCAGCCTGTGGGAACAGTTCGTCCATTATGTCGGCAATGCGCTGCATGGCGATCTCGGCGTTTCGATCTTCACCTCGAACCCGGTCGTGACCGATCTGCTGGAGCGCGCGCCAGCGACGCTCGAGCTGATCACCTATGCGATGCTGCTGACGATCCTGATCGGCGTGACGTTGGCGATCATCTCCGTCGTCAGGGCCGGCGGCGTCGTCGACATTGGCAGCCGCGTCTACGGCCTCGCCGCCGGCGCCATTCCCGATTTCTGGGTCGGCCTGCTGCTGATCTATTTCTTCTTCTACATTCTCGGCTGGGCGCCGGCCCCCTTCGGCCGGATCGACACCTTCGTGTCGCCGCCGGATACGGTGACGGGCTTCTACACCATCGACAGCCTGATCGCCGGCGATCTCAACGCCTTCGTCTCCTCGCTCGGACGGCTGACGCTCCCCGTCCTCACGCTCGCCATCGTCAATGCCGGCGCGCTGATGAAGATGACCAAGACGACCTTCGCCGACATCTATCGCAGCGACTTCATCCGCCACGCCCGCGCCTCCGGCCTCTCCGAAGGCACGATCCGCCGCATCGCGCTGCGCAACAGCCTGCCGCCGATCATCACCCTGGTCGGCTTCATGTTCGGCTTCCTGCTGGGCGCGGCCGTTCTCGTCGAGACGATCTTCGCCTGGGGCGGGCTCGGCCAGTACGCCGTGCAGTCGGTCGTCAACAGCGACTACCCGGCGCTGCAGGGCTTCGTCCTCGTCGCCGCCGCTTTCATCCTGATCGTCTACACGGTGGTGGACATCCTCTACGAACTCGCAGATCCGAGGATTCGCGTCTGA
- a CDS encoding ABC transporter permease yields the protein MTRFIRYVSKHPGAMVGLTLLALQIASILFAPWLTFYSPEEADPLMSLQPPSAAHWFGTDVSGMDIYTRIVYATRINLLISIVAVAFAFVVGVPIGLLIGFYRNWMSALVMRVFDFIQSFPVFVLGMALVSVMGQEIWNVAIVLAVLFIPMFARLIRAEVLSLRERPYVSAARCSGATDGSIMFRHILPNALTPAIVQVSISIGLAILLTAGLSFVGAGVRMPTPEWGLMVSTGAQQMILGVWWVALFPGLAIVISVLSFALLGDMVKDLSDPTTRERL from the coding sequence ATGACCCGCTTCATCCGCTACGTCTCCAAGCATCCGGGCGCGATGGTCGGGCTCACGCTCCTGGCCCTCCAGATCGCCTCGATCCTCTTCGCCCCCTGGCTGACCTTCTATTCGCCGGAGGAGGCCGATCCGCTGATGTCGCTGCAGCCCCCCTCGGCCGCGCACTGGTTCGGCACCGACGTCTCGGGCATGGATATCTATACCCGCATCGTCTACGCGACCCGCATCAACCTGCTGATCAGCATCGTCGCCGTCGCCTTCGCCTTCGTCGTCGGCGTGCCGATCGGGCTGCTGATCGGGTTCTACCGCAACTGGATGAGCGCGCTGGTCATGCGCGTGTTCGATTTCATCCAGTCCTTCCCGGTCTTCGTGCTCGGCATGGCGCTGGTATCGGTGATGGGGCAGGAGATCTGGAACGTCGCCATCGTGCTGGCGGTGCTGTTCATACCGATGTTCGCCCGGCTGATCCGCGCCGAGGTGCTGTCGCTGCGCGAGCGGCCCTATGTCAGCGCGGCGCGCTGCAGCGGCGCGACGGATGGCTCGATCATGTTCCGCCACATCCTGCCCAACGCTTTGACGCCGGCCATCGTCCAGGTCTCGATCAGCATCGGCCTCGCCATCCTGCTCACCGCCGGCCTCTCCTTCGTCGGCGCCGGCGTGCGCATGCCGACGCCGGAATGGGGCCTGATGGTCTCGACCGGCGCGCAGCAGATGATCCTCGGCGTCTGGTGGGTGGCGCTGTTCCCCGGCCTTGCCATCGTCATCTCGGTACTCAGCTTCGCGCTGCTCGGCGACATGGTGAAGGACCTTTCCGACCCGACCACGAGGGAACGCCTATGA